In a single window of the Labrus mixtus chromosome 20, fLabMix1.1, whole genome shotgun sequence genome:
- the tubg1 gene encoding tubulin gamma-1 chain isoform X1, which translates to MPREIITLQLGQCGNQIGFEFWKQLCAEHGISPEGIVEEFATEGTDRKDVFFYQADDEHYIPRAVLLDLEPRVIHSILNSPYANLYNPENIYLSEHGGGAGNNWASGYSQVKCWKCFLFPHSETWLKKYKCNVLKAMLVCVFHPKGKKIQEDIFDIIDREADGSDSLEGFVLCHSIAGGTGSGLGSYLLEKLNDRYPKKLVQTYSVFPNQDEMSDVVVQPYNSLLTLKRLTQNADCVVVLDNTALNRIATDRLHIQNPSFSQINQLVSTIMSASTTTLRYPGYMNNDLIGLIASLIPTPRLHFLMTGYTPLTTDQSVASVRKTTVLDVMRRLLQPKNVMVSTGRERQPSHCYIAILNIIQGEVDPTQVHKSLQRIRERKLASFIPWGPASIQVALSRKSPYLPSAHRVSGLMMANHTSISSLFERTCKQYDKLRKREAFLEQFRKEDIFKDNFDELDNSREVVQQLVDEYSAATRPDYISWGTQEQ; encoded by the exons TTGGTTTTGAGTTTTGGAAGCAGCTGTGTGCAGAGCATGGCATCAGTCCAGAGGGGATTGTGGAGGAGTTTGCAACAGAGGGGACCGACAGGAAAGACGTTTTCTTCTATCAG GCTGATGATGAGCACTACATCCCTCGAGCAGTTCTCCTGGATCTGGAGCCAAGGGTGATCCACTCCATCCTCAACTCTCCCTATGCGAACCTGTACAACCCGGAGAACATCTACCTGTCTGAGCACGGTGGAGGTGCTGGGAATAACTGGGCGAGTGGATATTCACAGGTGAAgtgctggaaatgttttttattcccaCACAGTGAAACCTggttaaagaaatacaaatgcaATGTATTAAAAgctatgcttgtgtgtgtttttcacccAAAGggcaaaaaaatacaagaagacATTTTTGACATCATTGACCGGGAGGCAGATGGCAGTGACAGTCTGGAG GGATTTGTCCTGTGCCACTCCATCGCTGGGGGGACGGGCTCTGGCCTTGGATCCTATCTGCTGGAGAAACTCAATGACag GTACCCAAAGAAGCTGGTGCAGACATACTCAGTTTTCCCCAACCAGGATGAGATGAGCGATGTGGTCGTCCAGCCGTACAACTCTCTGCTCACACTGAAGAGGCTCACCCAGAATGCAGACTGCGTG gtggTGTTGGATAACACAGCTCTAAATCGCATAGCCACAGACAGGCTGCATATCCAGAACCCCTCGTTCTCCCAGATCAATCAGCTG GTTTCAACCATCATGTCTGCAAGCACAACCACCCTGCGCTATCCAGGCTACATGAACAACGACCTTATTGGCCTGATTGCCTCCCTCATCCCCACGCCCCGCCTCCACTTCCTCATGACTGGATACACGCCACTCACCACCGACCAGTCG GTTGCTAGTGTGAGGAAAACCACAGTACTGGATGTGATGAGGAGGCTTCTGCAACCCAAGAACGTGATGGTGTCcacaggaagagagaggcagCCCAGTCACTGCTACATCGCCATCCTTAATATCATCCAGGGAGAGGTTGACCCCACACAG GTTCACAAAAGCCTCCAAAGAATCCGGGAGCGTAAACTTGCCAGCTTCATTCCCTGGGGTCCCGCCAGCATCCAGGTGGCTCTGTCCAGGAAGTCCCCTTACCTGCCCTCCGCTCACCGAGTCAGTGGCCTGATGATGGCCAACCACACAAGTATCTCCTCT CTGTTCGAGCGGACGTGCAAGCAGTACGACAAACTGCGTAAGCGCGAAGCCTTCCTGGAGCAGTTCCGCAAAGAGGACATATTCAAGGACAACTTTGACGAGCTGGACAACTCTCGCGAGGTGGTCCAGCAGCTGGTGGACGAGTACAGCGCAGCCACGCGGCCCGACTACATCTCCTGGGGAACGCAAGAACAATGA
- the tubg1 gene encoding tubulin gamma-1 chain isoform X2: MPREIITLQLGQCGNQIGFEFWKQLCAEHGISPEGIVEEFATEGTDRKDVFFYQADDEHYIPRAVLLDLEPRVIHSILNSPYANLYNPENIYLSEHGGGAGNNWASGYSQGKKIQEDIFDIIDREADGSDSLEGFVLCHSIAGGTGSGLGSYLLEKLNDRYPKKLVQTYSVFPNQDEMSDVVVQPYNSLLTLKRLTQNADCVVVLDNTALNRIATDRLHIQNPSFSQINQLVSTIMSASTTTLRYPGYMNNDLIGLIASLIPTPRLHFLMTGYTPLTTDQSVASVRKTTVLDVMRRLLQPKNVMVSTGRERQPSHCYIAILNIIQGEVDPTQVHKSLQRIRERKLASFIPWGPASIQVALSRKSPYLPSAHRVSGLMMANHTSISSLFERTCKQYDKLRKREAFLEQFRKEDIFKDNFDELDNSREVVQQLVDEYSAATRPDYISWGTQEQ, encoded by the exons TTGGTTTTGAGTTTTGGAAGCAGCTGTGTGCAGAGCATGGCATCAGTCCAGAGGGGATTGTGGAGGAGTTTGCAACAGAGGGGACCGACAGGAAAGACGTTTTCTTCTATCAG GCTGATGATGAGCACTACATCCCTCGAGCAGTTCTCCTGGATCTGGAGCCAAGGGTGATCCACTCCATCCTCAACTCTCCCTATGCGAACCTGTACAACCCGGAGAACATCTACCTGTCTGAGCACGGTGGAGGTGCTGGGAATAACTGGGCGAGTGGATATTCACAG ggcaaaaaaatacaagaagacATTTTTGACATCATTGACCGGGAGGCAGATGGCAGTGACAGTCTGGAG GGATTTGTCCTGTGCCACTCCATCGCTGGGGGGACGGGCTCTGGCCTTGGATCCTATCTGCTGGAGAAACTCAATGACag GTACCCAAAGAAGCTGGTGCAGACATACTCAGTTTTCCCCAACCAGGATGAGATGAGCGATGTGGTCGTCCAGCCGTACAACTCTCTGCTCACACTGAAGAGGCTCACCCAGAATGCAGACTGCGTG gtggTGTTGGATAACACAGCTCTAAATCGCATAGCCACAGACAGGCTGCATATCCAGAACCCCTCGTTCTCCCAGATCAATCAGCTG GTTTCAACCATCATGTCTGCAAGCACAACCACCCTGCGCTATCCAGGCTACATGAACAACGACCTTATTGGCCTGATTGCCTCCCTCATCCCCACGCCCCGCCTCCACTTCCTCATGACTGGATACACGCCACTCACCACCGACCAGTCG GTTGCTAGTGTGAGGAAAACCACAGTACTGGATGTGATGAGGAGGCTTCTGCAACCCAAGAACGTGATGGTGTCcacaggaagagagaggcagCCCAGTCACTGCTACATCGCCATCCTTAATATCATCCAGGGAGAGGTTGACCCCACACAG GTTCACAAAAGCCTCCAAAGAATCCGGGAGCGTAAACTTGCCAGCTTCATTCCCTGGGGTCCCGCCAGCATCCAGGTGGCTCTGTCCAGGAAGTCCCCTTACCTGCCCTCCGCTCACCGAGTCAGTGGCCTGATGATGGCCAACCACACAAGTATCTCCTCT CTGTTCGAGCGGACGTGCAAGCAGTACGACAAACTGCGTAAGCGCGAAGCCTTCCTGGAGCAGTTCCGCAAAGAGGACATATTCAAGGACAACTTTGACGAGCTGGACAACTCTCGCGAGGTGGTCCAGCAGCTGGTGGACGAGTACAGCGCAGCCACGCGGCCCGACTACATCTCCTGGGGAACGCAAGAACAATGA
- the plekhh3 gene encoding pleckstrin homology domain-containing family H member 3: protein MPLQGVCWFLCCRQGFSLLGRDYGEKEEEESFELRNKEDLTPNGRSPAEVTVSQPTRTANGTNGHTVSEGSEEMKSLIIEKNKMGLEEESELLVKGWLLREVRGNWIKQRRYWFVLSQDSLDYYSGPEKGARRLGTLVLTNLCSVIWPDKQTYKETGHWSITVYGRKHCYRLYTKHFNEAVHWACAVQKIIDTKAPVETPTQLLIRDIEENKFNPEVVEHIYQHNPVLKYTQGPLYAPLLPFPYGSLEHTYHSGKGYGSVREEAVKLFNCLQQLESAREPVSIIQGVLQTCLDLRPLRDEVYCQLVKQTSYTPAPYTAAHLRYWQLLTCMSCTFLPGPIVLKYLRFHLKRIQSQSPESEMDNYASFISEALEKTKCRECVPSWEEIQMLMSRQEMLCTVHYPGPGSCQLYISSHTTANEVVRRMQEKLSLQESKNTFALYEQNALWEQPIAGGTLIADILTSLSSKESESKSQWKLVFKLYCLLDADSISVDSIEYLLLFEQCHEMVVRGQLPACEEDLQALASLRLQCLMGDFSTHAPCPPLDELFPGHMLEARVLMSLSAPQALPACQVAAQGCPATQRFLQGTLWSHTATAAHKQKVELDMRLRSRLKEEAAAVMGSILERWKGLVGYSRRDSMAAYLTIARQWSGFGCTLYEVDFYISSTGSFSQKLWLGVAATSVSLYRQGEADALESFPYGQICSYGVSDSNTFKITAGDRDLMFETTKLTEIMQLMNAYFSAIRRQRGKGEDADITMVSRPTPTLLELPSHPV, encoded by the exons ACACACTGTCTCGGAGGGCTCTGAAGAGATGAAGAGCCTGATCATTGAAAAGAATAAGATGGGCCTGGAGGAAGAGTCTGAACTGCTGGTCAAAG GATGGCTGCTACGGGAGGTGAGAGGCAACTGGATCAAGCAGCGCCGGTACTGGTTCGTGCTGAGCCAGGACTCCCTGGACTACTACAGTGGACCAGAGAAAGGGGCCCGCAGACTAGGAACACTGGTCCTCACCAACCTCTGCTCTGTCATCTGGCCAGACAAGCAGACGTACAAGGAGACGG GCCACTGGAGTATCACTGTGTATGGGAGGAAGCACTGCTACAGGTTGTACACCAAGCACTTCAACGAGGCGGTGCACTGGGCATGTGCCGTCCAGAAAATCATCGATACCAAAGCACCAGTGGAAACGCCAACACAGCTCCTGATTCGAGACATCGAG GAGAATAAGTTCAACCCTGAAGTAGTCGAGCACATCTACCAGCACAATCCTGTCCTGAAGTACACCCAGGGCCCCCTGTATGCTCCTCTCCTGCCCTTCCCCTACGGCAGCCTGGAGCACACAT ACCACAGCGGGAAAGGCTACGGCTCGGTGCGTGAGGAGGCCGTGAAGCTCTTTAACTGCCTGCAGCAGTTGGAGTCGGCACGAGAGCCGGTTTCCATCATCCAGGGCGTGCTGCAGACCTGCTTAGACCTGCGGCCCCTCCGAGACGAGGTCTACTGCCAGCTCGTGAAGCAGACCAGCTACACGCCTGCCCCGTACACTGCAGCTCACCTCCGCTACTGGCAGCTGCTCACCTGCATGAGCTGCACCTTCCTGCCCGGGCCGATAGTGCTCAAGTACCTTCGATTCCACCTCAAGAG GATCCAGAGCCAAAGTCCCGAGTCGGAGATGGATAACTATGCGTCATTCATCAGCGAGGCTCTGGAGAAGACCAAGTGTCGGGAGTGTGTGCCATCCTGGGAGGAGATCCAGATGCTGATGAGCCGACAGGAGATGCTGTGCACTGTGCACTACCCTGGTCCTGGATCCTGCCAGCTCTACATTAGCTCACACACGACTGCCAATGAG GTGGTTCGAAGGATGCAGGAGAAGCTCAGCCTGCAAGAAAGCAAAAACACGTTTGCACTGTACGAGCAGAACGCACTGTGGGAGCAGCCGATCGCAGGCGGCACTCTGATCGCAGACATCCTGAccag CCTCTCCTCCAAGGAGTCGGAGTCTAAATCCCAGTGGAAACTCGTCTTCAAGCTCTACTGCCTGTTGGATGCTGACAGCATATCAGTGGACAGCATTGAGTATCTCCTCCTCTTTGAGCAG TGTCATGAGATGGTGGTGCGTGGCCAGCTACCAGCCTGTGAAGAGGACCTGCAAGCCTTAGCGTCCCTGAGGCTTCAATGTCTAATGGGCGACTTCAGCACACACGCCCCGTGCCCGCCCCTCGATGAGCTTTTCCCAGGTCACATGCTCGAAGCCAGAGTCCTCATGTCCCTGTCTGCACCCCAAGCCCTGCCTGCATGCCAAGTGGCGGCACAGGGCTGTCCCGCCACACAGCGCTTCCTGCAGGGAACGCTGTGGAGCCACACGGCTACAGCGGCACACAAGCAAAAAGTGGAGCTGGACATGCGTCTGCGGAGCCGGCTGAAGGAGGAGGCAGCGGCCGTCATGGGATCAATCTTAGAGCGTTGGAAAGGTCTGGTTGGCTACAGCCGCAGGGACAGTATGGCTGCTTACCTCACAATTGCACGACAGTGGTCGGGCTTCGGATGCACTCTGTATGAGGTGGACTTTTATATT agTTCAACGGGGAGTTTTTCCCAGAAGCTGTGGTTGGGTGTAGCTGCTACATCCGTTTCTCTGTATCGGCAGGGAGAGGCAGATGCCCTGGAGTCCTTCCCCTATGGCCAGATCTGTTCCTATGGGGTATCTGATAGCAACACTTTCAAGATCACAGCTGGGGATCGGGATCTGATGTTTGAAACCACCAAG ctAACTGAGATCATGCAGCTGATGAATGCGTACTTCAGTGCCATCCGTCGACAGCGAGGGAAAGGGGAAGACGCTGACATCACCATGGTTTCCAGGCCGACGCCCACCCTTCTGGAGCTGCCCTCGCACCCTGTCTGA